In the genome of Streptomyces sp. NBC_00259, the window CCCTCGACCTCCAGGCACACGGCCGCCGCGCCGGCACGGTCGAGACGCTGGGCCACGGCGACCTGCTCGGCTGGTCCTGGCTGGTGCCGCCGTACGACTGGCGACTGGGAGCCGAGGCATTCAGTCTCGTACGGGCGCACGAGTTCGACGCAAGGCCCGTACGCGCCCTGTGCGACCTGGATCCCGCATTCGGCCTCGCGCTCACGCGCCGCGTACTGGAAGTCGTCGCCCACCGGCTACAGGCCACCCGTATCCGCCTACTCGACCTCTACGCGCCCCACGGCAGCGGCGTGATGCAGGTACCGCGATGAATCTCCTGCCATATCCGAACGGAAAGACGTCATGACACGTACAGCCGAGTGGAAGATCCGGCTCTACCTGTTCGAGGAGGACAACACGACGAAGGCCCGCGTCGTACTGGACACGGGAACCGCGGTCCTCACCGGCCACGGTGTGGCCAGATGCAACGCCGAGGACAGGGACGTGCCGGAGATCGGCGACGAACTGGCCGCCGGCCGCGCGCTCCACGACCTCGACCGTCAGCTGATGACCACCGCCCACGGCGACATGGAGGCCCTGCAGACCACCCAGTCGGGACCGGGCACCACACGCGGCGCGCCCTGATACGCCGGTCGCCGCGTGTGCATCCGGAGCCGAGTGGTCATCCGGCGAGAGGTCGTCCGGGGCCGTGTGGTGGTCCGCGTCAGTCCGGTCCGTCGTCCGTTCGGCTCGTGTCGGCCCTGCCCTGCTCGGCTGCCGCCACATGACGCTTCACCGCGGCGAAGCTGTCGGGAGCGACCGAGATCGAGTCGATCCCGGCTCGGACCAGGAACTCGGTGTAGTCCGGGTCGTCGCTGGGGCGCTGACCGCACGGCCGACGGGGCGGCCGCAGACGTGGGCCACGTCCGCGATGCGCAGCTCGGCGGCAGCGCTCGATGCCTCCGACTTGCGCCGTGCCGCTCCGCCCAGGCCGCAGGATGATGTCGTGGACGCCAACTCCGATGCGGCGCGCCACAACGGCGTGGGCGAGTTCGTGGGCGAGCAGTGAGCGAAGAAGACGACGGCCGGCGCCAGCCCTGGTAAGGCACAGGCCCGCATGGGGCAGATCACAGGGACCACTCGGCCCTTCATGGCACGGGCGTCGCACAAGGACCCTGAAGCCATGGCTGCGCATGCGGCGCGAAGGAGGCCGGCACCATTGTCCCGCCATGTGACCGTCGGCCTGGACGGGTCGCTCCAGAGCGACGCCGCTGCCGAATGGGCGGCACGGGAGGCGGTACTGCGGGAGGTGCCGCTGCGCCTCGTGCACGCGGACGAGTGGCCTGTCTGGACTGCCGATCCTGAGGCCGAAGCCGGCGTACAACGACCCGGCGTACAACGACTCTGGGCCGACAAGCTCCTGGCCGAGGCCGCGGAACGGCTGCGTCAAAGGCACCCCTCCCTGGAGATCAGCACACGCCGGTTGTCGGGACGGCCGTCCACCGCCCTGGCGACGGAGGCGGCCGACGCCGATCTGCTGGTGCTCGGCTCCCGCGGGCTGAGCTGCGTCATGGGCTTCGTCCTCGGGTCAGTCGGTATGGAGACGATCACCGCCGCCGAGGGGCCTGTCGTCTTCGTTCGGGCACCGGCATTCCCGGGCGCCGACCAGGACACTCCGGCCGGATCCTCGCGCGACGTGGTCGTCGGCGTCGACATCCACCAGCCCTGCGACCCGCTGCTCGGCTTCGCCTTCGACGAGGCCGCACGCCGCGGCGGCCGCCTGCGGGCGCTCCACGGCTGGTCACTCCCGCCGGTCGTCCACGACGCGCTCGCGCTCGAAGCAGCCGAGCGGGACATGGCACCGGACATCGCCCGCAGCCTCGGGGACGCGCTGGCGCCTTGGCAGCGAAAGTACCCTTCGGTGGCAGTCGTCGAGCTGACACCCGTCGGCGCACCCTCCCAACTGCTGGCGCAGTCCGCCGCCGACGCGGATCTCGTAGTCGTCGGCCGTCGCAGCCGCCGGTCTCGCCTGGGTGCCCATATCGGACCCGTCACCCACGCGGTGATCCACCACTGCGCCGCACCCGTCGCCATCGTCGCCCATCACTGACCCCGCTCGGCCAGGCTCCCCGGTCGCACACGACGTTGCCCGG includes:
- a CDS encoding DUF1876 domain-containing protein, whose protein sequence is MTRTAEWKIRLYLFEEDNTTKARVVLDTGTAVLTGHGVARCNAEDRDVPEIGDELAAGRALHDLDRQLMTTAHGDMEALQTTQSGPGTTRGAP
- a CDS encoding cyclic nucleotide-binding domain-containing protein — encoded protein: MNSTFLHGLPSEGVDRLMACSREVSFPSGTRIFDEGDPADRFWIIRTGTVTLDLQAHGRRAGTVETLGHGDLLGWSWLVPPYDWRLGAEAFSLVRAHEFDARPVRALCDLDPAFGLALTRRVLEVVAHRLQATRIRLLDLYAPHGSGVMQVPR
- a CDS encoding universal stress protein gives rise to the protein MSRHVTVGLDGSLQSDAAAEWAAREAVLREVPLRLVHADEWPVWTADPEAEAGVQRPGVQRLWADKLLAEAAERLRQRHPSLEISTRRLSGRPSTALATEAADADLLVLGSRGLSCVMGFVLGSVGMETITAAEGPVVFVRAPAFPGADQDTPAGSSRDVVVGVDIHQPCDPLLGFAFDEAARRGGRLRALHGWSLPPVVHDALALEAAERDMAPDIARSLGDALAPWQRKYPSVAVVELTPVGAPSQLLAQSAADADLVVVGRRSRRSRLGAHIGPVTHAVIHHCAAPVAIVAHH